The following are from one region of the Coffea eugenioides isolate CCC68of chromosome 2, Ceug_1.0, whole genome shotgun sequence genome:
- the LOC113760754 gene encoding potassium transporter 7-like isoform X1 produces MEGSERENGGLLSSMDSESRWVFQDEEDDEEASAIGYGEGDDENDDADGLLSPRNGTMDSDDDDNDNAEQRLIRTGPRIDSFDVEALEVPGAHRNDFEDITVGRKFLLAFQTLGIVFGDVGTSPLYTFSVMFSKAPVNGNEDVLGALSLVLYTLILVPLIKYVLIVLWANDDGEGGTFALYSLICRHAKVSLLPNQLPSDARISSFRLKVPSAELERSLKIKERLETSLTLKKLLLMLVLAGTSMVIADGVVTPAMSVMSAVGGLKVGVSGIKQDEVVMISVAFLVILFSVQKYGTSKVGIVVGPTLFVWFCSLAGIGIYNLLKYDTHVLRAFNPIHIYYFFKRNSTKAWYSLGGCLLCVTGSEAMFADLCYFSVRSVQLTFVFVVLPCLLLGYLGQAAYLMENHDDTTQAFFSSVPSGAFWPVLLISNIAALIASRTMTTATFSCIKQSTALGCFPRLKIVHTSRKFMGQIYIPVMNWFLLFFSLVLVCKISSIYEIGNAYGIAELGVMMMTTILVTLVMLLIWQINIIIVLSFACIFLGLELTFFSSVLWSVGDGSWIILLFAIVIFLIMYIWNYGSKLKYETEVKQKMSMDLLRQLGPNLGTVRAPGIGLLYNELAKGIPAIFGHFLTTLPAVHSMIIFVCIKYVPVPVVPQSERFLFRRVCPKSFHIFRCVARYGYKDVRKENHQTFEQLLIESIEKFIRREAQERSLESDGDDGDSDSEEEHSFSRVLIAPNGSVYSLGVPLLTEFRDASKSSAQASTSEEVKPESSSSPTLSDAEQSLEKELSFIRKAKESGVVYLLGHGDIRARKDSWFIKKLVINYFYAFLRKNCRRGIANLSVPHSHLIQVGMTYMV; encoded by the exons ATGGAGGGATCGGAGAGAGAGAACGGAGGGCTATTATCGTCGATGGATTCGGAGTCGCGGTGGGTGTTTCAGGACGAGGAGGACGACGAGGAGGCATCGGCGATCGGATATGGCGAAGGCGACGATGAAAATGACGATGCTGATGGCTTATTGTCGCCACGCAATGGCACGATGGACTCCGACGACGATGATAATGATAATGCCGAGCAGCGGTTGATTCGGACCGGGCCGAGGATTGATTCCTTTGACGTTGAAGCTCTTGAAGTACCTGGCGCTCACAGAAATGATTTTGAG GATATCACTGTGGGCAGGAAATTTTTGCTGGCCTTTCAGACACTGGGTATTGTTTTTGGTGATGTGGGGACAAGCCCATTATACACCTTCAGCGTAATGTTCAGCAAGGCCCCTGTCAATGGAAATGAAGATGTTCTTGGTGCACTTTCTCTGGTATTGTACACCTTGATCCTGGTCCCACTGATCAAGTATGTCCTTATTGTTCTCTGGGCCAATGACGATGGTGAAG GTGGTACATTTGCATTGTACTCATTGATATGTAGGCATGCTAAGGTTAGTCTTCTTCCAAATCAGCTTCCTTCAGATGCTCGTATATCAAGCTTCAGGCTGAAGGTGCCATCTGCTGAACTTGAGAGGTCACTGAAAATAAAGGAGAGGCTTGAAACTTCTTTGACTCTGAAAAAGCTTCTTCTGATGTTAGTGCTTGCTGGTACTTCTATGGTGATAGCTGATGGTGTTGTTACACCTGCAATGTCAG TAATGTCTGCTGTTGGTGGCTTGAAGGTCGGTGTTTCTGGGATAAAgcaag ATGAAGTGGTGATGATCTCTGTCGCATTTCTTGTAATTCTGTTCAGTGTTCAGAAGTATGGTACAAGTAAAGTTGGGATTGTCGTTGGTCCTACCTTGTTCGTATGGTTTTGTTCTCTTGCGGGTATTGGCATCTACAACCTTTTGAAGTATGATACACATGTTCTGAGGGCATTCAACCCAATTCACATCTATTATTTCTTCAAACGTAACTCGACTAAGGCATGGTATTCTCTCGGAGGCTGTCTTCTTTGTGTCACAG GTTCAGAGGCAATGTTTGCGGATCTGTGCTACTTCTCTGTTAGATCAGTTCAG CTCACTTTTGTGTTTGTTGTACTGCCTTGCCTTCTTTTGGGTTACCTGGGTCAAGCTGCCTACCTTATGGAGAATCATGATGATACTACACAAGCTTTCTTCTCATCTGTTCCAA GTGGGGCTTTCTGGCCAGTTTTGCTCATTTCTAATATTGCTGCATTGATTGCCAGTAGGACAATGACAACAGCGACTTTCTCTTGTATCAAGCAATCAACAGCACTTGGTTGTTTTCCTCGCCTGAAAATTGTTCATACATCTCGAAAATTCATGGGCCAGATTTATATCCCAGTTATGAACTGGTTCCTCCTGTTTTTCTCATTGGTGCTGGTCTGCAAGATCTCAAGTATTTATGAGATCGGAAATGCATATG GCATTGCTGAGCTAGGAGTGATGATGATGACTACAATTCTAGTTACCCTTGTCATGCTTCTGATTTGGCAGATAAACATCATCATTGTGCTGAGCTTTGCTTGTATCTTTTTGGGATTGGAATTGACATTTTTTTCATCAGTTTTATGGAGTGTGGGTGACGGAAGTTGGATCATATTATTGTTTGCAATTGTCATCTTCTTAATAATGTACATCTGGAATTATGGGAGCAAACTGAAGTATGAAACTGAGGTCAAGCAGAAGATGTCAATGGATTTGTTGCGGCAACTGGGTCCTAACCTTGGAACTGTCCGGGCTCCTGGTATTGGTTTGCTTTACAATGAGCTGGCAAAGGGCATACCAGCAATATTTGGACATTTCCTCACCACACTTCCTGCTGTGCATTCCATGATCATCTTTGTGTGCATAAAGTATGTTCCGGTTCCTGTAGTTCCCCAAAGTGAAAGATTTCTGTTCCGTCGAGTCTGCCCTAAAAGCTTCCACATATTCCGCTGTGTTGCCCG ATATGGCTACAAAGATGTTCGGAAAGAAAATCACCAGACATTTGAGCAGCTGCTAATTGAAAGTATTGAAAAATTTATTCGTCGGGAAGCTCAGGAACGGTCGTTAGAGAGTGATGGCGATGATGGTGATTCAGATTCTGAAGAAGAGCACTCTTTCTCAAGGGTTCTTATAGCTCCAAATGGAAGTGTCTATTCACTTGGTGTTCCTCTCTTGACTGAGTTCAGGGATGCAAGCAAGTCTAGTGCGCAAGCAAGCACGTCAGAAGAGGTCAAGCCTGAGTCTTCTTCTAGTCCAACTTTGTCTGACGCTGAACAGAGTCTTGAGAAGGAGCTGTCATTCATACGCAAAGCCAAAGAATCTGGGGTTGTTTATCTTCTTGGTCATGGAGATATTAGGGCAAGGAAAGATTCCTGGTTCATAAAGAAGCTGGTCATAAATTACTTTTATGCTTTCTTGAGAAAAAACTGCAGGAGGGGGATTGCAAACTTGAGCGTGCCACATTCACATTTGATACAGGTTGGCATGACTTACATGGTGTGA
- the LOC113760754 gene encoding potassium transporter 7-like isoform X2, translated as MLDITVGRKFLLAFQTLGIVFGDVGTSPLYTFSVMFSKAPVNGNEDVLGALSLVLYTLILVPLIKYVLIVLWANDDGEGGTFALYSLICRHAKVSLLPNQLPSDARISSFRLKVPSAELERSLKIKERLETSLTLKKLLLMLVLAGTSMVIADGVVTPAMSVMSAVGGLKVGVSGIKQDEVVMISVAFLVILFSVQKYGTSKVGIVVGPTLFVWFCSLAGIGIYNLLKYDTHVLRAFNPIHIYYFFKRNSTKAWYSLGGCLLCVTGSEAMFADLCYFSVRSVQLTFVFVVLPCLLLGYLGQAAYLMENHDDTTQAFFSSVPSGAFWPVLLISNIAALIASRTMTTATFSCIKQSTALGCFPRLKIVHTSRKFMGQIYIPVMNWFLLFFSLVLVCKISSIYEIGNAYGIAELGVMMMTTILVTLVMLLIWQINIIIVLSFACIFLGLELTFFSSVLWSVGDGSWIILLFAIVIFLIMYIWNYGSKLKYETEVKQKMSMDLLRQLGPNLGTVRAPGIGLLYNELAKGIPAIFGHFLTTLPAVHSMIIFVCIKYVPVPVVPQSERFLFRRVCPKSFHIFRCVARYGYKDVRKENHQTFEQLLIESIEKFIRREAQERSLESDGDDGDSDSEEEHSFSRVLIAPNGSVYSLGVPLLTEFRDASKSSAQASTSEEVKPESSSSPTLSDAEQSLEKELSFIRKAKESGVVYLLGHGDIRARKDSWFIKKLVINYFYAFLRKNCRRGIANLSVPHSHLIQVGMTYMV; from the exons ATGTtg GATATCACTGTGGGCAGGAAATTTTTGCTGGCCTTTCAGACACTGGGTATTGTTTTTGGTGATGTGGGGACAAGCCCATTATACACCTTCAGCGTAATGTTCAGCAAGGCCCCTGTCAATGGAAATGAAGATGTTCTTGGTGCACTTTCTCTGGTATTGTACACCTTGATCCTGGTCCCACTGATCAAGTATGTCCTTATTGTTCTCTGGGCCAATGACGATGGTGAAG GTGGTACATTTGCATTGTACTCATTGATATGTAGGCATGCTAAGGTTAGTCTTCTTCCAAATCAGCTTCCTTCAGATGCTCGTATATCAAGCTTCAGGCTGAAGGTGCCATCTGCTGAACTTGAGAGGTCACTGAAAATAAAGGAGAGGCTTGAAACTTCTTTGACTCTGAAAAAGCTTCTTCTGATGTTAGTGCTTGCTGGTACTTCTATGGTGATAGCTGATGGTGTTGTTACACCTGCAATGTCAG TAATGTCTGCTGTTGGTGGCTTGAAGGTCGGTGTTTCTGGGATAAAgcaag ATGAAGTGGTGATGATCTCTGTCGCATTTCTTGTAATTCTGTTCAGTGTTCAGAAGTATGGTACAAGTAAAGTTGGGATTGTCGTTGGTCCTACCTTGTTCGTATGGTTTTGTTCTCTTGCGGGTATTGGCATCTACAACCTTTTGAAGTATGATACACATGTTCTGAGGGCATTCAACCCAATTCACATCTATTATTTCTTCAAACGTAACTCGACTAAGGCATGGTATTCTCTCGGAGGCTGTCTTCTTTGTGTCACAG GTTCAGAGGCAATGTTTGCGGATCTGTGCTACTTCTCTGTTAGATCAGTTCAG CTCACTTTTGTGTTTGTTGTACTGCCTTGCCTTCTTTTGGGTTACCTGGGTCAAGCTGCCTACCTTATGGAGAATCATGATGATACTACACAAGCTTTCTTCTCATCTGTTCCAA GTGGGGCTTTCTGGCCAGTTTTGCTCATTTCTAATATTGCTGCATTGATTGCCAGTAGGACAATGACAACAGCGACTTTCTCTTGTATCAAGCAATCAACAGCACTTGGTTGTTTTCCTCGCCTGAAAATTGTTCATACATCTCGAAAATTCATGGGCCAGATTTATATCCCAGTTATGAACTGGTTCCTCCTGTTTTTCTCATTGGTGCTGGTCTGCAAGATCTCAAGTATTTATGAGATCGGAAATGCATATG GCATTGCTGAGCTAGGAGTGATGATGATGACTACAATTCTAGTTACCCTTGTCATGCTTCTGATTTGGCAGATAAACATCATCATTGTGCTGAGCTTTGCTTGTATCTTTTTGGGATTGGAATTGACATTTTTTTCATCAGTTTTATGGAGTGTGGGTGACGGAAGTTGGATCATATTATTGTTTGCAATTGTCATCTTCTTAATAATGTACATCTGGAATTATGGGAGCAAACTGAAGTATGAAACTGAGGTCAAGCAGAAGATGTCAATGGATTTGTTGCGGCAACTGGGTCCTAACCTTGGAACTGTCCGGGCTCCTGGTATTGGTTTGCTTTACAATGAGCTGGCAAAGGGCATACCAGCAATATTTGGACATTTCCTCACCACACTTCCTGCTGTGCATTCCATGATCATCTTTGTGTGCATAAAGTATGTTCCGGTTCCTGTAGTTCCCCAAAGTGAAAGATTTCTGTTCCGTCGAGTCTGCCCTAAAAGCTTCCACATATTCCGCTGTGTTGCCCG ATATGGCTACAAAGATGTTCGGAAAGAAAATCACCAGACATTTGAGCAGCTGCTAATTGAAAGTATTGAAAAATTTATTCGTCGGGAAGCTCAGGAACGGTCGTTAGAGAGTGATGGCGATGATGGTGATTCAGATTCTGAAGAAGAGCACTCTTTCTCAAGGGTTCTTATAGCTCCAAATGGAAGTGTCTATTCACTTGGTGTTCCTCTCTTGACTGAGTTCAGGGATGCAAGCAAGTCTAGTGCGCAAGCAAGCACGTCAGAAGAGGTCAAGCCTGAGTCTTCTTCTAGTCCAACTTTGTCTGACGCTGAACAGAGTCTTGAGAAGGAGCTGTCATTCATACGCAAAGCCAAAGAATCTGGGGTTGTTTATCTTCTTGGTCATGGAGATATTAGGGCAAGGAAAGATTCCTGGTTCATAAAGAAGCTGGTCATAAATTACTTTTATGCTTTCTTGAGAAAAAACTGCAGGAGGGGGATTGCAAACTTGAGCGTGCCACATTCACATTTGATACAGGTTGGCATGACTTACATGGTGTGA